GAGCATCGTGGCGCTGTCTACGTTCGGGCGGGGCGTGAAGTGCTCGGGCCCGATCTTGCGCAATATCTGCGTGTCGGCGAACGCGGACACGAGTACGGAGAGGCTCCCGTAGTTGCTGCTGCAAGGGGCGGCGCAGATGCGTTCGGCGACTTCCAGCTGGACCATTCCCATGAATCCCTTTGTGAGGTGCAGGCGAGGCATGAGCCCCGCGATAATCGCTGTGGACACGTTGTAGGGCAGGTTCCCGGTAACCCACGGCTTTTCGTGCGCGTCGAGGAATGCCTGCAGGTCGAACTTGAGAAAGTCGCAGTTTACGATGTGGAAGTTCTCGCGGCCCTGGAATTTCTGTTGCAGAAATTCCACGCACTGCTCGTCGATTTCGACGGCAGTGAGTTGCACGGCGCGGTCGAGCAGGTGTTCCGTGAGGGCGCCGTGCCCAGGGCCGATCTCGAGCACTGCCTCTCCGGCATTTGCAGGCAGGTCGCCCGCAATCATCTGTGCGGTAGGTACATCCAGAAAGTTCTGGCCAAACTTGCGGCGGCGTGCTCTGTCCATGCAGGGAAAGATAGAAAATTTCATATTTTTACCCGCAGTTGCTTATGACCACCAGAACAGAAAAGAGAACGAACCGCGCGCATCTTGCTGCCGGCAAGAAGTCGACTGCTGGCAAGAAGGCTCCTGCTGGCAAAAATGTGCGCGCCCGCGTGACGCACGAGTTCTCCGCGGTTTACGACCGGGATTCGCGCGTGCTCCTGCTGGGCTCGATACCATCCCCCAAGTCGCGGGAAGTGGGCTTCTACTACGGGCATCCGCAGAATCGTTTCTGGAAGGTGCTCGCAACAGTCCTCGGCGAAAAAATTCCCGAGACCATCCCGCAAAAGAAGGCCATGCTCAAGAGGCACCACATCGCCCTCTGGGACGTGCTCGAAAGCTGTACCATCGTGGGGGCGAGCGACACGAGCATCGAGGATGCCGTCCCGAACAAGATAGCCGCGTTGGTGGCAAGGTCGAAGGTAACCCGCATATTCTGTACGGGCGCCACTGCGCACAAACTATACCAGAAGTACTGTGCCGCCGATGTAGGCATCGATGCGGTTAAACTCCCCTCCACGTCGCCCGCGAACTGCGCCATATCGCTCGAAAGGCTCGTGGATGCTTACCGCGATATACTCGTTTAGGCCCGTTTATCGTAAAATTTTGCAGTTTTTCGCTTTTCCGTCAAAGATTTTTTCAAAATAATCTATATTGTTTTCGTATGTCAGCAAAAGTTACTAGCAGCGACAAGATTGAAGATCTGTTCCCGGAAACCCCCGTCCGGAAAATCATTACCCCTGTTGAACGCCTGATGAAGGTGGAAACGACGGGCGGCATCGTGCTCATTGTCATGACGCTTGCCGCTCTTGTCTGGGCGAACCTGAGCCCCGAAACGTACCACCACTTTTGGCACATGCCGTTCTCCATGACGATTGGCGGCTGGACTGGCGCGGGCGACCTGCACTGGTTTATCAACGATGCCCTGATGACGATATTCTTCTTCAATATCGGTCTCGAGGTCAAGGGCGAAATGACATACGGCGAACTGCACGACCCGAAGGCGGCGAGCCTGCCGATTATCGCGGCTGCGGGCGGTATGCTTTTCCCTGCACTTATTTACTTGCTCCTTTGCCCGCATGGCGAACATAGCGCCGCCCACGGATGGGGCGTGCCGACTGCTACCGATATCGCCTTCGTGGTGGGCTGCATGGCCATTCTCGGGAAGAAGGTGCCGCATGCCCTGCGCGTGATGATTTTGACCCTCGCCATTGCCGACGATATCGGCGCCATCCTCGTGATTGCGATTGGCTACCCGAGCGGCGACGGCATCAACTTTGTGGCCCTCGGGACGGGCTTTGCACTGCTGGTGCTTATCAACGTGCTGTTCCGCATTGGCGTGCGTAACCTGCTGCTGCACGGCGTGATTGGCGTTGCGGTGTGGGCGTTCTTTGTGAAGAGCGGCGTGCACCCGACCATCGCGGGCGTGCTGCTTGGCCTCTCGGTACCGGCGAAGCCCGTGCTCGCGAAGGGCAGGCTTGCCCACTTTGCGGGTAGCCTGGGCGGCGCGCTTTCGGGCGAGGCGAAGGACAGGAACGAACAGTACGAGGTGTTCCAGCAGCTCAAGCGCGGTGCGCGCGAGAGTATCTCGATGCAGGAACGTTTCTTCAAGCCGCTGGTGCCCTGGGTGAACTTCTTCATTATGCCGCTGTTCGCGCTCAGCAACGCGGGTGTCGAAATCAAGCTTGGCGGCGTCGAGATTCCGGTGATGGGTGCCGTGGCAATCGCCCTCATTCTGGGCAAGCCTATCGGCATATTCCTGTTCAGTTTGCTCTCGGTCAAGATTGGCATTTCCAAGAAGCCGAGCTACCCCTGGAAGGTCCTTTGGGGTGGCGGCATGCTTGCGGGTATCGGGTTTACGATGGCGTTGTTTGTCGCGGGCCTTGCCTTCGACGTGGGCGACCGCCAGGACTCCGCGAAACTCGGCATATTGCTCGGAAGCTTCTGTGCTGCAATCCTCGGTACGATATACATGAACATCGTGTCGAAGCCGCATGACGCTCCTGAAGAGCCGAAGAACGAAGCGACCTAGGCTCTGCCAACTAAGCTCTGCCCACTGCCGACTAAGTTCTGCCAACTAAAATCTGCCGACTGCCATAAAATGCCCCACTTCGTTTACATGCTTCGCTGTGCGGGTAACCGCATATACACGGGCTATGCCGTAGATGTCGAGGCGCGTTTTGAACAGCACAAATCCGGAAAGGGGGCGAAGTTCACCAAGGCGTTCCCGCCGGAGTGCATACTGCGCAAGTTCGAACTGCCCTCGTACGAGCAGGCGCTCAGGCTCGAGGCGCGTATCAAGAAACTGGCCCGCGAGCAGAAGGAACTGCTTGCCGGCGGTGACGATGCGATTGCGGCAGAACTGCTTGCGGGTTTGAACGAAACCCTCGAGGAAAAGTCTGCGCGTGAAAGGAAAGAACGCCGCGCAGTCAAGACCTGCAATAAAACAGCCAAGACCTGCGATGAAAAAGCCAAGACCTGCGATAAAACCGTCAAGACCTGCGAAAAAAAGCTGCGCGATAAACGGAAACGACTGAAGGAATCCGTTCAGGATGCGTGAATTCTAATTCATTAAATTAAATGAATTATACCTGTAAAACGCATTTAATTCGCATAATATTGCGAATTAAATAACAAGGTCCACAATCAGATACACGGCCATCGCGACGCTACAGGCGCTGATAAAGTGCTGGACAAACTTGTTGCCCTTTTTCCTTTGCGTAAAGCTCCCGAGGTAACCGCCGAACCATGCACCCGCGGCCATCACGAGGGCGATGGGCCAGTCGATCTTGCCCGCGATGCCGAGTGCCATGGTACTCACGATAAGGAACACGTTGGTGAGCGCGTTCTTGAGCGCGTTCACGCGGACGGCGTCCATGCCGGTGTAGCGCGTAAGCCCGAATATCTGCACGAACCCGACACCCACCTGCACGATGCAGCCGTAGATGGCGATGCCGAAGAACCCGAGCGCACCCTTCCACGTGAGTTTTTCGGGGGGTGTCGCGGGAGGCTTGCCGAGGATGTCCTTGCGGAGGTTGCTCATGACCACCACGGCGCAGATGAC
This genomic interval from Fibrobacter sp. UWR3 contains the following:
- the rsmA gene encoding 16S rRNA (adenine(1518)-N(6)/adenine(1519)-N(6))-dimethyltransferase RsmA; protein product: MDRARRRKFGQNFLDVPTAQMIAGDLPANAGEAVLEIGPGHGALTEHLLDRAVQLTAVEIDEQCVEFLQQKFQGRENFHIVNCDFLKFDLQAFLDAHEKPWVTGNLPYNVSTAIIAGLMPRLHLTKGFMGMVQLEVAERICAAPCSSNYGSLSVLVSAFADTQILRKIGPEHFTPRPNVDSATMLLTPKECPLAAPEGYFEFVRAAFTQKRKTLANSFGRAYDKKKIQEAIELLDYPTTVRAEELSPAQFLEFYKVIVGE
- a CDS encoding DNA-deoxyinosine glycosylase, with the translated sequence MTTRTEKRTNRAHLAAGKKSTAGKKAPAGKNVRARVTHEFSAVYDRDSRVLLLGSIPSPKSREVGFYYGHPQNRFWKVLATVLGEKIPETIPQKKAMLKRHHIALWDVLESCTIVGASDTSIEDAVPNKIAALVARSKVTRIFCTGATAHKLYQKYCAADVGIDAVKLPSTSPANCAISLERLVDAYRDILV
- the nhaA gene encoding Na+/H+ antiporter NhaA, giving the protein MSAKVTSSDKIEDLFPETPVRKIITPVERLMKVETTGGIVLIVMTLAALVWANLSPETYHHFWHMPFSMTIGGWTGAGDLHWFINDALMTIFFFNIGLEVKGEMTYGELHDPKAASLPIIAAAGGMLFPALIYLLLCPHGEHSAAHGWGVPTATDIAFVVGCMAILGKKVPHALRVMILTLAIADDIGAILVIAIGYPSGDGINFVALGTGFALLVLINVLFRIGVRNLLLHGVIGVAVWAFFVKSGVHPTIAGVLLGLSVPAKPVLAKGRLAHFAGSLGGALSGEAKDRNEQYEVFQQLKRGARESISMQERFFKPLVPWVNFFIMPLFALSNAGVEIKLGGVEIPVMGAVAIALILGKPIGIFLFSLLSVKIGISKKPSYPWKVLWGGGMLAGIGFTMALFVAGLAFDVGDRQDSAKLGILLGSFCAAILGTIYMNIVSKPHDAPEEPKNEAT
- a CDS encoding GIY-YIG nuclease family protein, yielding MPHFVYMLRCAGNRIYTGYAVDVEARFEQHKSGKGAKFTKAFPPECILRKFELPSYEQALRLEARIKKLAREQKELLAGGDDAIAAELLAGLNETLEEKSARERKERRAVKTCNKTAKTCDEKAKTCDKTVKTCEKKLRDKRKRLKESVQDA
- a CDS encoding sulfite exporter TauE/SafE family protein yields the protein MIDSEVWQYAQYPAFFVLGAVVSLINSIAGGGSTLSLPIMIFLGMPATVANGTNRIGLIIGNCSSAYNLMKHGYLNKKIFMQLVIPTFLGALVGACFLVHIGDKAFQAILAVVICAVVVMSNLRKDILGKPPATPPEKLTWKGALGFFGIAIYGCIVQVGVGFVQIFGLTRYTGMDAVRVNALKNALTNVFLIVSTMALGIAGKIDWPIALVMAAGAWFGGYLGSFTQRKKGNKFVQHFISACSVAMAVYLIVDLVI